The Loxodonta africana isolate mLoxAfr1 chromosome 5, mLoxAfr1.hap2, whole genome shotgun sequence region ttatgcaCTTTTGGCATAAATAGGACATTAGATTTACACAGGCTATTTCTACCAAAAAAACAGCAGATGCATTTAAGAGTCATCACGGCCTTCCACCAGACTCTCATTGCTTCAAAAGCAGCTAATCCCACTTGCATGTTAGGAGAAACATTTTTGATAAACTAATTCACTTTGAGGTATTACTGACTATTTGCCTGAGTCAGTAAACTTGCTAGGGAGCAATGTATTTTAAAAGACTAATTTATTAACCCAGAAGaatgatgcaatttttttttaagtcacaaaGGGATATGTTCTTTTTATAATATGAAAATGCAAAGAACCTAAGATAgccaaaataatattttttccctaaattttatttaatttgttgttgttgagaatatatatggcaaaacatacaccagatCTACAGTTTCTACATGAAGGCGTATGGTATTAATTGCAGGTGTGAGCTGCTTCTCATATTGACAACCCTATGCATGCTCCAGAGTGAGGAATGACAAAATTTTGCCTAGTTATTTTGAAAAAGGCACCCACTATGAAACATGACAAGAACAGCTTTCTTTCTATAATGGATGTAGTAATTAACATGTTCAAGCTGTTGATCCATCTTTAGTTGGTCTTAGTTTATCTGAGATGTACATATCACCTGGCAAGGATTTAAGGGACTAGGTTTCAAAACAGTTGAATTTTGGCTGGCAAAAGTTGTGGTGTTTGAGGACAGAATGCCCAGCTAATACCATGTAGGTTGTGAGCAGTGGGGGACACTGTGAGAGCACTGAGCGCCTAGGTAAGCATGCCAGAGTAAAGGAAAAGGTCCAGAAAGGGAGGTGAGATTCAAATACAcatctttttctgtcttcaaGTTTGCCCAACTTGGTCCATTTTATGATTATGTACCCACTAGCCAAAAAAGAGAGCAAGGCTTATTAGAAAATACAGAGTTTCTTGATGAAGATTTCAAGTACATTTTTACTTAAATCTGTAATTTGGAAGTAGATATCTGTCCTTATAATAAAAACTTGCCATGAAGTGAgtaaaggaaaaaattttttcGAAGACGTCATGTTGAGGATTGAGGactactaaggtgtgcctgacccaagccgtggtattttcaatggcctcatatgcatgtgaaagctggacaatgaataaggaagaccaaagaagaattgatgcctttgagttatggtgttggccaagaatattgttGCCAGTTATCCCAATAATATACAGTTGTTTTGTAAATGCTCCTCAGTTTGGATTTATCTGATGATTAGATTCAGGGTATGTACTTTTGGTATAATTAGAGCATTAGATTTACACAGGCTATATctaccaaaaaacaacaacaacaacacaacagaagACGCATTTAAGAGTCATCACAGTCTTCTAACAGGCTCTCATTGCTtcaaaagcaactaacaacacctggactgccagaagaacgaacaaatctgtcttggaagaattacagccagaatgccccataaaagtgaggatggtttgagacttcgtctcatgtactttggactctcatgtactttggactcatgtatcagggggaccagtccctggaggacatcatgcttgctaaagtagagggtcagtaaaagataggaagaccctcaacaaaatggattgacacagtggctgcaacaatgtgctcaaacatagcaacaatagtgaggatggtgcacaaccaggcaacattttgttctgtgtacataagatcaccataagtaggaaccaactcaacagcatgtgacaacaacaacatgaagtgAGTAAagggaaattttttctttttcttttttaatatagcaAGGAAGCACAGCATGGTGATTTTATATCTCTCTCACCTTTTTCCAGGCAACTGTCCCCAGATTCTCATCTATATTGCTCCTCATTTTTCATTAGtgacctccatatgtgtcagagtagaactgcactctatagggtttccaatggttaTAATCttatagaagtagattgccagacctttcttccacggcactgctaagtggattcaaactgccaatcttttggttagcagctgaatgcaaatcatttgtgccactaattcgatgacaacaggttttttttttttgtagaagccACAGCAGAATCAACTTTTATAAATTTTAGGAGGAATAGTTGCAAGCCACTGACCTCATATACAAAACCAAAGTTCCTATGTTATAGGCAAAATGAGTGGGACAAACAGAAGGCCCTGTTTTACATAGCAGCCAAACAAATAGCCAATGAATGCAATCTGTGGGATTTATTTCTCATATTGCGTGCCAGGAATGCAAGGCTCCTATACTGGACCAAATCAagcttgttgccgttgagtcaattccgactcatagtgaccctataggacagagtggaactgtcccatagggtttccaaggaggtggtggaggatttgaactgctacctttttggttagcagccgagctcttacccattgtgccaccagggctcctaggttccCGTAGCTGAGTGAATCTATGTCTGCGGAGTTACAGAGTCACAAGAACACCCATGTTATCTTTTAATCAGGTCACTGAGACTGGAACTATGTTGAATGTTTTAGGGGAAGCATGTAATTTTAGCTAGTATCTATATGACAATAATGGGAGAAACAGTGAGATAACTTGTGAAACTAATTTGCATTGGTTGCTTGAAAAGttgacattaaaaataaatttagataCTACACTTAATGAAAAGAGTTATTTGGGTTAGATAATTCAGTCTATAGGAGTCTtttggtggcacaaatagttaagtgctgcaGTGCTAAtcaaaaattggcagttcaaactcactcagaggtGACTCGAAAGGAACGCCTGGCAGTTTGCTTGTGGAAGCTCACAATCTTGAAaatctgcacacatggtgtcgctatgaatcacaattgactccatggcaactaacaaccaaaCAATTCAGTCTGCGGTATCTTTACAGTATCATCTACAGTCAAACTCCCCACaactttgttttactttttagtttttattgtttgttttaaagttcACTTTGTAAATGCACCTTGTTTTGTAAGTCTTCCAATGAGTAGAAAAGCATgtcatttttatcttcatttcatTTATATTGCTCTTTATTTAAATGCTCTTAATTACTGGAACCATTCATTTTAAGATTTCATTTGCATAAATATCCTGTAATCATTAAAAGTTGGAGATAAGGATAATGTAGTCACTGTCACTATGTTGCAAAACAGGAAAAGCCTATAAACTAATATCTTCACTGCTGGCAAGGAGAACAACTTAGAGTCAGTggatttcagaatacttaatctTCTAATCCAGTAGTTTTAGTTTGGAAAGAGATAACAGGAgtctttttattgctttttctgtggCATTGgcttcttttgtttcattttgggaCCTCTCTTTTCTTTCAGCTTTCCTCAGATGAACTTCCTCTCTGGAGGTTTCTTCTGGGGAAATAGTTATAATGAGGTGTGTGGCGACCAAGGGGCCAAAAAACTGGCCGGTACTGGAAACGGTGTTTACACTTTGGAAGGAGGAAAGGTCTGTATGGGAACCTAAAGTAGACTCTTGGCTTTCTTGGTGGAAAAAAATGGAAGGGACACCTGGGTGTCCTTGTGATGGGCTGGAACCTAGTCACTGGATTCCTTGTGGTGGGAGGAGGGGTGAGtgtaaagatgtggcagtctgtaggGTTCACATTGTTTTGTGAACCTCCAGGAGGGGTGACTACCCCTTCTTGTCCTGTGGGGAGGAAAATCAGGTTAGAAATCAGGCCTGATAAAAGAAACAGAAGGAAGATAATTtagtatggtaaaaaaaaaaaaaaaaaatggtagcaaGGGAGAAAAATGGGAAGAGAGAAATAGAGGAATCTCAAAGCATGTTTGGAAGAACTGCCAAAGTTTAGTAAAATGATACTTAGACATACATTATGACCCAGCATTTCTACTCCAGGAAGTTTATTGGAGAGAAGTGAGTGCATATGTTTCCAAAAAGACTAATTCAAGAATGTTTCTCGTAGCCTTACTCATAAAAGCCTAAATCTGGAAGAATTCCAAGTGTCCAGCAataggagaatggataaacaagctgtgtACATTCATACCATGAAATATCactcagcaatgaaaatgaagaacTAAGAATATAATGACCGGATAAATCCTGTGGCTGTTACGTTGACCAAAAGAAGTTAGACAAAAGAGTGCACACTATAAGATTCCACTGATAGGAAGTTCAAGAACAAAAGtaatctgtataaaaaaaaaaaagtcagaaaaatatttaccttgGGATTGGAATGGGTGTTATTTAGTGGAAAGAATCACTGGGGGACTGTTTCAATATGTTTTATATTTGGTTGGTGTTTACATGGATAGGggatacacacagacacatatatgtatatatttagacatatatacatatgtgtgtgtagcTGTAAAATGTGATCAAGCTGTACCTTCAAGACTGATGCATTTTACTGTaccttggaaaccttggtggtataggggttaagagccacggctgcttaccaaaaggtcagcagtttgaatccaccaggcactccttggaaactttatggtgcacttctactctgacctatagggtagatatgagtcagaatcgacttggtagCAATGGGTATGATAAAAAATATTCGGTGGAAAACAAGAGCTTAACcaacattaagaaaataaaaataattgcccTTCAAAGGCCATTGATCCCGAAGGTCTGCCTCACTTGCCCCTGTAGTGACGTCATCcctagagagaaaggaaggggacaTTTGCATGCAGCAGAGGAAAGAGCACTGATGACCAGAATGCAATTAGTTTCTGAGAAAAAATTTGCATCAAGCTCAAATGTCAAGTTATTCCCTCTAGCTGTCTCATACAATTGAACTGGCTATGAAAAAGTAAGCTTCCCTTTATAAAATTGTTCCCTCACttttaaaaaaacccagttgctggttaagtccattctgactcatggtcaccctgtgtgtcatagtagaagtgtgctcagtagggtttttaaatttttttatttattgtgctttaagtgaaagtttaaaaatcaagtctgtctctcgtacaaaaacttatatacaccttgctatgtactcctagctgctttccctttaatgagacagcgtactcctcctttcctccctgtattccccgtgtccattcaactagttcCTGTCCcgctctgtcttctcatctcgcctccagccaggagttgcccacatagtctcatgtgtccatttgagccaaaaagctcactcctcaccagtatcattttctgtcctataatccagtccaatccctgtctgaagagttagcttcagaaatggttccagtttttggctaacagaaggtctggggaccatgacttacagggttcctctagtctcagtcccaccattaagcctggtcttcttacaagaatttgaggcctacatcccactgttctcctgctccatcaggtattctctgtgttccttgtcagggcagtcattggctgtagccgggcaccatctagttcttcctgtctcagacTGGTGTAGTCTCtcgtttatgtggctctttctgtctcttgggctcatatttaccttatgtctttggtgttcttcattctcctttgctccaggtgggttgagatcagttGATTCATCTTAgagggctgcttgctagtgtttaagatcccagatgtccctcaccaaagtgggatggagaacattttcttaatacgttttgttatgccaattgacctagattttccctgaaaccatggtccccagacccccatcccttctACTCAgggctttgaagcatttggtttattcaggaaacttctttgcttttggtttagttcaataggtttttaatgactgattttttgggggaagcagattgccaggactttcttctgaagtgcctctggatggaacttccaaacttttggttggcagctaagtgcattaactgttggtGCCAATCAGGGACTTCActcttgtaaagatttacaaataCAGGCTGGGAAATGGCTGCTGAGCATGAATCATGGGAAAATGAACTTCCCACAGGAAGCTGAGAGTACTGAGGCGCTTAAAGAGTTCCTTCTTCTTTAGAAAGTTGAATTTAGGTTTCCTGACTGGATAATATATGCTTATTGTGGCCACAGCCACTTCTGGAAATTCTGTTTCACCCATAACCCCTGGAAAGGGCAACCTTACATGCCTTCTGTCTATGGTACACAATTTCCGTCAATGGTACACACCTTCTGTCAATGGTACACACCTTCTGACAATGGCTGATTGGACCTCTGATAGACACTCAATCCATTCATTGGCTGGTCAGTAACCAGTTGGGTCCTCTCTTGAAAATTTCAAGGATGAGACACAGTTAGTGGAAGATGTTAGTGGATGTAGGATTCGGGCAAGAATGTCAGATTTTGTCCAGCTGAGTGTTCGGTAAGCAGAGATTGCCAGTCTGCATGGAGCAGCAGTAGAATGGGGAAAGGCATCTCAGAGAAAAAGCAAGAGACCATGCGGTACCAGAAAGATGGAGGGAGCAGCCTCTATCCTTGATTATCCAGTACTGGTCTTAGTGAGGGCTGGCTGTACTCAAGGTCTTTGAATGTATCACGTCATTACAATAATCACCCCACTTCCAggagcactcttttttttttttttttttaaagctggctTGAGCAGATGCTTGTTCCATGAATAATATACCAACTCTTTCTCCAATATCCACCCAGGCTACTGGGTATTGAAATAGAAGTCTTAGTGTAAAATATTATGACTGTAACTAGATTAAGACATTTCAGACTACAGGAGATGATTAAACCCCAAATTACCTGTTCTTTTTTCCTATTTAACTAGATCAGTCCTAAATTTTTGTAACATGAAAATTTTCTGCTCAGAATCCAGTCTCTGGGGAGAAGCTAGCCTCATCCTTAAGCTCCAACTTGACATTTTGCTATCATCCTAGATTTAGCTAGGCAGAGCTATGCCATTCAGTAAGCTGTCCTCTGGCTGTTAACAAACCAACCACCCTCCCACCCTTGTGTTCATCTCATCTCTTGATACCTCAGGCCATTCTCCGTGTCCTCTTGCTGACAATTTGGTGTTAGAGTCTGCCAGGCAGGTTTTCGATGACTCTGGGATGTCCAATACTGTGCAGTGCTCTTTTATGGAAATTTCCAAGATCGAGATCAAGGTACAAGCTTGCCCCAATTACCTACCCAAGAATGTGGGCAGGACCACATAAAACCACATTTTTTCCAGCAGACTAGATACTCGGTGATTTTTTTCAGGTCTCTGGTTGGCAAGTCCAAGTGTTCCAAACTGTGAGAGCTATAGCAATTGACTTGGGAACTTGTCACATCTTGCAAACTTAAGGCCACTCATCTGAGTAGGCTCATGCCATTCACGGTCTCTGACTTTGGCTGAATTAATGCTGCTCGTCGATTCTTTTGTTTATCCTTATTCTGTTCCCATCCCACTTCCTTATAGCCTTTCCAACCCTCCCCAATGCCCTTTCCGAATTCTTAACCCTTCTGTATAGATTACTTAGCTCTGTATTTCAGAGCGAAACCTGAGGTGATTCATCCTGAAATTCTCTGGTTCCTATTCTCTCTCTTCAACAAGAAGTCTACAAACTTACTGCCTCCATTTTTTCACACATATTTAATCCAATGGAATCTGACTCTGCCTCCTCTACTTCACAAAAGCTACTTTGGCAAAAGTCATTAATGGCTCTGAGCATTAAAAAGTTGGTTCCAGTTGTCTAATGCACCTTTTCCTGCCCTGTTTGCCTGGTTAACTCCTATTCCATGTTCAGATCTCATTTCCTCAGAAGTCCTTCTGTTCCCTGAGGCTGGGTTAGGACCCCTTGCAATTTGCTCCTATAGCACTCTTGGAATCCATTTTCATACTCTCATCAGCCATATAATTACTATTCACTGATTATATTCTTGCTTGACTGAAATGTCCACATGATCATCTGGTAGGCCCATGTCTCCTCttccttagcacagtgcctgcagTAGAATTGAATTGACTGAGGGAAATCTCAGTTTCTATAGTTGCAAGTTACCATGTTCCTTCCTCTTAGGGATAATGTGATGATTAATAGTAACCATTTCCCAT contains the following coding sequences:
- the ODAPH gene encoding odontogenesis associated phosphoprotein, with the translated sequence MARRLCFSSWFLVCCLVITVAEGQEGVVTPPGGSQNNVNPTDCHIFTLTPPPTTRNPVTRFQPITRTPRCPFHFFPPRKPRVYFRFPYRPFLLPKCKHRFQYRPVFWPLGRHTPHYNYFPRRNLQRGSSSEES